A window of the Sardina pilchardus chromosome 21, fSarPil1.1, whole genome shotgun sequence genome harbors these coding sequences:
- the gpr137 gene encoding integral membrane protein GPR137: MENHASTTVSPNSSFDPYPIKPAMAPSVQLGFTTLYTCLYGGLFIIVYVQLWLLLRYRHKRWSYQSVFLFLCLFWAALRTTLFSFYFSNALAANHLPTPVYWLLYCCPVCLQFFTLSLINLYFTQLVLKVRGKYSYEPSKGLYAARCAYAGMSALFLCVNVVCAALGERWAAGDKTWTLVLVRVLVNDLLFIVEAICLAASLLILTRLSPSTSLSLHNRGTSVCQTAVQGAGVILLFSSRACYNLAVLMLSKNHKVESFDFDWYNVSDQADLRSELGDTGYLVFGAILFIWELLPTSLLILIFRVRQPSQEVNYTPAISSQGPRSYFFDDPRRMDDDPGVHWGLNPHSSWFGTSETAPLLFANPNDQTNQHHSLYSTPQN, from the exons ATGGAAAACCATGCTTCAACTACTGTTTCGCCCAACTCGTCCTTCGACCCTTATCCTATTAAGCCTGCTATGGCCCCATCCGTGCAGTTGGGGTTTACCACACTGTACACCTGCCTGTACGGAGGTCTCTTCATAATAGTGTATGTCCAGCTCTGGCTCCTTTTGCGATACCGCCATAAGCGCTGGAGCTACCAGAGCGTTTTCCTCTTTTTATGCCTCTTCTGGGCAGCCCTGCGCACCACACTTTTTTCCTTCTATTTTAGTAATGCTTTAGCAGCCAATCACCTGCCCACCCCAGTCTACTGGCTGCTTTACTGCTGCCCCGTATGCTTGCAGTTCTTCACCCTAAGTCTCATCAACCTGTACTTCACACAG CTCGTGCTGAAAGTGAGGGGGAAGTACAGCTACGAACCAAGCAAAGGACT GTATGCCGCTCGCTGTGCCTATGCTGGCATGAGTGCGCTTTTCCTCTGTGTGAACGTGGTGTGTGCCGCCCTCGGAGAGCGTTGGGCGGCCGGCGACAAGACCTGGACACTGGTGCTCGTGCGGGTCCTGGTCAATGACTTGCTCTTCATCGTGGAGGCCATCTGTCTGGCCGCCAGTCTGCTTATCCTGACCCGCCTCTCTCCCTCGACCAGTCTCAGCTTGCACAATAGG GGGACATCGGTATGCCAGACTGCTGTACAGGGAGCAGGAGTGATTTTGTTGTTCTCTAGTAGGGCTTGCTACAATCTCGCAGTGCTCATGCTGTCCAAGAATCACAAAGTGGAATCCTTTGACTTTGATTGGTACAACGTCTCAGACCAG GCTGACCTACGCAGCGAGCTTGGCGATACGGGGTACCTGGTGTTTGGCGCAATTCTCTTTATCTGGGAGCTGCTCCCCACCAGTTTGCTCATTCTCATATTCAGAGTTCGCCAGCCTTCACAGGAAGTG AATTATACTCCAGCTATCAGCAGTCAAGGCCCACGTTCCTACTTCTTTGATGACCCTCGGAGGATGGACGATGACCCAGGTGTCCATTGGGGCCTCAATCCCCATAGCAG CTGGTTTGGCACAAGTGAGACTGCGCCCCTTCTCTTTGCCAATCCCAATGACCAGACCAACCAGCACCACTCTCTCTACTCCACTCCCCAGAACTGA
- the pld7 gene encoding 5'-3' exonuclease PLD3 isoform X1 produces MGRKSAVASEKSLRRSARIRTMGALSEESEKTTRTESMQAISEDDEEARKSAKQPTSRIPTFQSSLARKKPVGSAESFSSSQIRQDTSGIPSQTKDKASHAGEMPKTKSLSGRETALHLPSVRLPGMFSDAHAFGDHNDPVTSLSDATGPSASRKDSPKQGFPDQLQRPSLRSDPESSRIDLPDSVPELASEASRPDQDATSEDGQELSDVDFEDQKETQGTSNSADEETDFPLKEESFGLEECPEETFSLKQTECFIEGTGDHKDLITAETCTTEGEKVTVVSSESVKTEELLVECSSQEEANSGFDRNTKLSKDSETLPSKLLPSPDEVGGDMDESNISSSQSTPKHSSSSAKARRGSFALFCLLPTTLLLLGGFGQHVWLYGIPKSTSHLLDQLELHWLEGFWMPQEHCSSDCRFSLVESIPEGLVFAPGSPLLPSISQTWKDLLDKANQSVDIAAFYFTLRDSDLGLTEPSANEGRQVFTKLMQLQPRGVKLRVAVNSPQSHPMDVEELASAGAEVRPVDLQSVTGGIIHTKMWVVDKKHFYVGSANMDWRSLTQVKEVGVSVENCSCLAQDAARIFGIYWDIGDRKTGSLPPYWPGRFSPLSSANHPLVVNVNGVPARVYLSSAPGPLSALGRSGDLSTILSVIADARQFVYISVMDYLPLSQYTNPVRFWPPIDTAIREAACARGVEVNIMVSCWNHSPRSMFIFLESLSVLSQPPLQCKVKVKVFQVPSTTAQQEIPFARVNHAKYMVTDRVVYIGTSNWSEGYFTQTAGVGLVVNQTGSETGEGQKTMQSQLQGIFERDWNSAFAGDLSNEHVQQCGKK; encoded by the exons ATGGGAAGGAAAAGTGCCGTTGCCTCCGAAAAATCCTTGCGACGATCGGCTCGCATCAGAACCATGGGCGCTTTGTCAGAG GAATCGGAGAAGACAACAAGGACTGAAAGCATGCAAGCTATCTCGGAGGATGACGAAGAAGCACGCAAATCTGCCAAACAGCCTACATCTCGGATTCCAACTTTTCAAAGCTCCCTAGCTCGTAAAAAGCCTGTTGGTAGCGCAGAATCGTTTAGTTCTAGTCAAATCCGTCAGGATACATCAGGTATACCCAGTCAGACTAAAGACAAAGCAAGTCATGCAGGAGAAATGCCTAAAACCAAATCCCTCAGTGGAAGAGAGACAGCTCTCCATCTTCCCTCTGTTCGCCTACCAGGAATGTTTTCTGATGCTCATGCCTTTGGTGATCATAATGACCCTGTAACCAGCTTGTCAGATGCCACTGGACCTTCTGCCAGCAGGAAAGACTCTCCTAAACAAGGATTTCCAGACCAGCTCCAACGACCCTCACTCCGATCTGATCCAGAGTCTAGCAGAATAGACCTACCTGATTCTGTCCCAGAATTAGCTTCTGAAGCTTCACGTCCAGATCAAGATGCCACATCTGAAGATGGGCAGGAGTTGTCAGATGTAGATTTTGAAGATCAGAAAGAAACACAAGGGACCTCCAACAGCGCTGATGAAGAGACTGACTTTCCTTTAAAAGAGGAATCCTTTGGTCTGGAGGAATGCCCAGAAGAAACTTTTTCTCTCAAACAGACTGAATGTTTCATTGAAGGGACAGGAGATCACAAGGACTTGATTACGGCAGAGACATGTAccacagagggggagaaagtGACGGTTGTTTCCTCAGAATCAGTGAAGACTGAAGAACTACTTGTGGAATGCTCGTCACAAGAAGAGGCCAACAGTGGGTTCGATAGAAATACAAAATTGTCAAAAGATTCTGAGACACTTCCAAGCAAACTCTTGCCATCTCCAGATGAGGTAGGCGGGGATATGGATGAATCAAATATATCTTCAAGTCAAAGCACTCCAAAGCACTCTTCTTCATCAGCAAAG GCACGCAGAGGGAGCTTTGCACTCTTTTGTTTGCTCCCAACCACTCTCTTGCTATTGGGTGGATTTGGGCAGCATGTTTGGCTCTATGGCATTCCTAAATCTACGTCACATCTACTGGATCAACTGGAATTACACTGGCTAGAGGGATTCTGGATGCCACAAGAGCACTGTTCTTCAGATTGTCG TTTCAGCTTGGTTGAGAGTATTCCTGAAGGTTTAGTATTTGCACCTGGATCACCACTTCTGCCAAGCATTTCACAAACATGGAAGGATCTACTCGACAAGGCAAACCAATCTGTCGATATTGCAGCTTTCTACTTCACCCTCAGAGATAGTGACTTGGGTCTCACAGAGCCCAGTGCAAATGAG GGGAGACAGGTGTTCACCAAGCTGATGCAACTGCAGCCGAGAGGAGTGAAACTCCGCGTAGCCGTCAACAGTCCTCAGTCACATCCAATGGACGTGGAGGAGCTAGCCTCTGCAG GTGCAGAAGTGCGACCTGTTGACCTCCAGTCTGTGACTGGGGGCATCATCCACACCAAGATGTGGGTCGTGGACAAGAAGCACTTCTATGTTGGAAGTGCAAATATGGACTGGCGGTCTCTCACCCAG gtGAAGGAAGTGGGAGTGTCCGTGGAGAACTGCAGCTGTCTGGCACAGGATGCGGCACGGATATTCGGGATCTACTGGGATATAGGTGATCGGAAAACTGGTTCTCTTCCACCCTACTGGCCTGGGCGGTTCTCTCCCTTGTCCAGTGCCAATCATCCTCTTGTTGTTAATGTCAACGGTGTCCCTGCACGTGTATATCTGTCT AGTGCACCTGGCCCACTGTCTGCTCTAGGACGCTCTGGTGATCTCTCAACCATTCTGTCTGTGATCGCTGATGCCAGACAATTTGTTTACATATCTGTAATGGACTATCTTCCACTATCGCAGTACACCAATCCAGTCAG GTTCTGGCCTCCAATAGACACAGCCATACGAGAGGCAGCGTGTGCTAGAGGAGTGGAGGTGAATATAATGGTTAGTTGCTGGAACCACTCTCCACGATCCATGTTCATCTTCCTGGAGTCTCTCAGTGTTCTTAGCCAACCCCCTCTGCAGTGTAAAGTCAAAGTG AAAGTTTTTCAAGTGCCATCCACAACTGCACAACAAGAGATCCCCTTTGCTCGAGTAAACCATGCTAAATACATGGTGACCGATCGTGTTGTCTACATAG GAACTTCTAATTGGTCAGAGGGCTATTTTACCCAGACGGCAGGTGTTGGCCTGGTGGTTAATCAGACTGGATCAGAGACTGGCGAGGGACAGAAGACTATGCAAAGTCAGCTGCAAGGGATTTTTGAGAGAGACTGGAACTCAGCTTTTGCTGGCGATCTTTCAAACGAACATGTTCAACAGTGTGGGAAAAAATAA
- the pld7 gene encoding 5'-3' exonuclease PLD3 isoform X2: MESEKTTRTESMQAISEDDEEARKSAKQPTSRIPTFQSSLARKKPVGSAESFSSSQIRQDTSGIPSQTKDKASHAGEMPKTKSLSGRETALHLPSVRLPGMFSDAHAFGDHNDPVTSLSDATGPSASRKDSPKQGFPDQLQRPSLRSDPESSRIDLPDSVPELASEASRPDQDATSEDGQELSDVDFEDQKETQGTSNSADEETDFPLKEESFGLEECPEETFSLKQTECFIEGTGDHKDLITAETCTTEGEKVTVVSSESVKTEELLVECSSQEEANSGFDRNTKLSKDSETLPSKLLPSPDEVGGDMDESNISSSQSTPKHSSSSAKARRGSFALFCLLPTTLLLLGGFGQHVWLYGIPKSTSHLLDQLELHWLEGFWMPQEHCSSDCRFSLVESIPEGLVFAPGSPLLPSISQTWKDLLDKANQSVDIAAFYFTLRDSDLGLTEPSANEGRQVFTKLMQLQPRGVKLRVAVNSPQSHPMDVEELASAGAEVRPVDLQSVTGGIIHTKMWVVDKKHFYVGSANMDWRSLTQVKEVGVSVENCSCLAQDAARIFGIYWDIGDRKTGSLPPYWPGRFSPLSSANHPLVVNVNGVPARVYLSSAPGPLSALGRSGDLSTILSVIADARQFVYISVMDYLPLSQYTNPVRFWPPIDTAIREAACARGVEVNIMVSCWNHSPRSMFIFLESLSVLSQPPLQCKVKVKVFQVPSTTAQQEIPFARVNHAKYMVTDRVVYIGTSNWSEGYFTQTAGVGLVVNQTGSETGEGQKTMQSQLQGIFERDWNSAFAGDLSNEHVQQCGKK; this comes from the exons ATG GAATCGGAGAAGACAACAAGGACTGAAAGCATGCAAGCTATCTCGGAGGATGACGAAGAAGCACGCAAATCTGCCAAACAGCCTACATCTCGGATTCCAACTTTTCAAAGCTCCCTAGCTCGTAAAAAGCCTGTTGGTAGCGCAGAATCGTTTAGTTCTAGTCAAATCCGTCAGGATACATCAGGTATACCCAGTCAGACTAAAGACAAAGCAAGTCATGCAGGAGAAATGCCTAAAACCAAATCCCTCAGTGGAAGAGAGACAGCTCTCCATCTTCCCTCTGTTCGCCTACCAGGAATGTTTTCTGATGCTCATGCCTTTGGTGATCATAATGACCCTGTAACCAGCTTGTCAGATGCCACTGGACCTTCTGCCAGCAGGAAAGACTCTCCTAAACAAGGATTTCCAGACCAGCTCCAACGACCCTCACTCCGATCTGATCCAGAGTCTAGCAGAATAGACCTACCTGATTCTGTCCCAGAATTAGCTTCTGAAGCTTCACGTCCAGATCAAGATGCCACATCTGAAGATGGGCAGGAGTTGTCAGATGTAGATTTTGAAGATCAGAAAGAAACACAAGGGACCTCCAACAGCGCTGATGAAGAGACTGACTTTCCTTTAAAAGAGGAATCCTTTGGTCTGGAGGAATGCCCAGAAGAAACTTTTTCTCTCAAACAGACTGAATGTTTCATTGAAGGGACAGGAGATCACAAGGACTTGATTACGGCAGAGACATGTAccacagagggggagaaagtGACGGTTGTTTCCTCAGAATCAGTGAAGACTGAAGAACTACTTGTGGAATGCTCGTCACAAGAAGAGGCCAACAGTGGGTTCGATAGAAATACAAAATTGTCAAAAGATTCTGAGACACTTCCAAGCAAACTCTTGCCATCTCCAGATGAGGTAGGCGGGGATATGGATGAATCAAATATATCTTCAAGTCAAAGCACTCCAAAGCACTCTTCTTCATCAGCAAAG GCACGCAGAGGGAGCTTTGCACTCTTTTGTTTGCTCCCAACCACTCTCTTGCTATTGGGTGGATTTGGGCAGCATGTTTGGCTCTATGGCATTCCTAAATCTACGTCACATCTACTGGATCAACTGGAATTACACTGGCTAGAGGGATTCTGGATGCCACAAGAGCACTGTTCTTCAGATTGTCG TTTCAGCTTGGTTGAGAGTATTCCTGAAGGTTTAGTATTTGCACCTGGATCACCACTTCTGCCAAGCATTTCACAAACATGGAAGGATCTACTCGACAAGGCAAACCAATCTGTCGATATTGCAGCTTTCTACTTCACCCTCAGAGATAGTGACTTGGGTCTCACAGAGCCCAGTGCAAATGAG GGGAGACAGGTGTTCACCAAGCTGATGCAACTGCAGCCGAGAGGAGTGAAACTCCGCGTAGCCGTCAACAGTCCTCAGTCACATCCAATGGACGTGGAGGAGCTAGCCTCTGCAG GTGCAGAAGTGCGACCTGTTGACCTCCAGTCTGTGACTGGGGGCATCATCCACACCAAGATGTGGGTCGTGGACAAGAAGCACTTCTATGTTGGAAGTGCAAATATGGACTGGCGGTCTCTCACCCAG gtGAAGGAAGTGGGAGTGTCCGTGGAGAACTGCAGCTGTCTGGCACAGGATGCGGCACGGATATTCGGGATCTACTGGGATATAGGTGATCGGAAAACTGGTTCTCTTCCACCCTACTGGCCTGGGCGGTTCTCTCCCTTGTCCAGTGCCAATCATCCTCTTGTTGTTAATGTCAACGGTGTCCCTGCACGTGTATATCTGTCT AGTGCACCTGGCCCACTGTCTGCTCTAGGACGCTCTGGTGATCTCTCAACCATTCTGTCTGTGATCGCTGATGCCAGACAATTTGTTTACATATCTGTAATGGACTATCTTCCACTATCGCAGTACACCAATCCAGTCAG GTTCTGGCCTCCAATAGACACAGCCATACGAGAGGCAGCGTGTGCTAGAGGAGTGGAGGTGAATATAATGGTTAGTTGCTGGAACCACTCTCCACGATCCATGTTCATCTTCCTGGAGTCTCTCAGTGTTCTTAGCCAACCCCCTCTGCAGTGTAAAGTCAAAGTG AAAGTTTTTCAAGTGCCATCCACAACTGCACAACAAGAGATCCCCTTTGCTCGAGTAAACCATGCTAAATACATGGTGACCGATCGTGTTGTCTACATAG GAACTTCTAATTGGTCAGAGGGCTATTTTACCCAGACGGCAGGTGTTGGCCTGGTGGTTAATCAGACTGGATCAGAGACTGGCGAGGGACAGAAGACTATGCAAAGTCAGCTGCAAGGGATTTTTGAGAGAGACTGGAACTCAGCTTTTGCTGGCGATCTTTCAAACGAACATGTTCAACAGTGTGGGAAAAAATAA
- the polr2g gene encoding DNA-directed RNA polymerase II subunit RPB7: MFYHISLEHEILLHPRYFGPNLLNTVKQKLFTEVEGTCTGKYGFVIAVTTIDNIGAGVIQPGRGFVLYPVKYKAIVFRPFKGEVVDAVVTQVNKVGLFTEIGPMSCFISRHSIPSEMEFDPSSNPPSYKSAEEDVVIQQDDEIRLKIVGTRVDKNDIFAIGSLMDDYLGLS; the protein is encoded by the exons ATGTTCTACCAC ATCTCTTTAGAACATGAGATTCTGCTGCACCCTCGCTACTTTGGCCCTAATCTTCTGAACACGGTGAAACAGAAACTCTTCACTGAGGTGGAGGGGACGTGTACAGGAAA GTATGGCTTTGTCATTGCTGTGACCACAATTGACAACATAGGAGCAGGTGTTATTCAGCCTGGCAGGGGCTTCGTACTGTATCCAGTGAAGTATAAGGCCATTGTCTTCAGGCCCTTCAAGGGGGAGGTGGTTGACGCTGTCGTTACACAGGTTAACAAA gTTGGACTATTCACTGAAATTGGGCCCATGTCCTGTTTTATCTCACGGCAT TCCATTCCATCAGAGATGGAATTTGACCCTTCCTCCAATCCACCAAGCTACAAGTCGGCTGAAGAA GATGTTGTTATCCAGCAGGATGATGAAATCCGGTTGAAGATCGTAGGAACTCGAGTGGACAAAAATGACATT TTTGCCATAGGATCTCTTATGGATGATTATCTAG GACTGAGCTGA